The DNA window CAGGCGGAGGGGAGCTCGGCGTAAACAGGCCCGGCTGCCAGCAGCGCTGGGGAGCGCCGTGCAGCCCGCGCTTAAAGGCGCAGGCTCTGGCCTGCTCCGCTGCCCGCTCGCTGCCTGCGCTGCCTGCTCACTGCCTGCCCTCCCTCGCTGCCCACCCGACAGCAGCCGGCCTCCCCGCGGGGGGGGGTCCCGTCGCTGCATGCCATCACACCCTGGGGTGCTGGCACGGTGCTCCCACGGCCACGCGCAGGCGATGGCCgggtccccagggacccccgggTGCCGTGGGGCAGAGGGGGCCGTGGCTGCGGGGGCGAGTGTCTGCTGCCACCCCACGCGGGGTGACGTGCCCGGCTCCGTGACGCAGGGAGCCCTGTCCCGTCTGCGGCACTTCCCGGGCAAAGGGTGCTGATAAGGCAGGTGGGGTGGAGCCGCGGGGCTGTCCCCGGCCCAGGAAGGGACGTCGGGAGCGTAGTGGGAGCAGGAAGGGACCGAGCCGAGGAGGGGGCAGGGGCACTGCCCGCAGCCCCTGAGCGCCAGGTACGGCCTGGGGAGCGGGCACCGGCCGGCAGTGCCGGGCGGGCAGAGCATGGGAGCGTGGGCACAGCCACCCCAGGAGCGTGGGGTGCGCTTCTCGTGGGCGGGGGGCTCGTGGGGGTCCCGCCGGTGGGGTGGTGATGGCCCGGGGCACCGGggctggctgagcagggtggTGTGAAGCTGTGCCCCGCGTGGGGAGGGCAgcagcggggcagccccggccccaggATCGCTGCGGGCTGCGAGACCCTTTCCCCCCGTTGCCATGGCAGTAGAGGCAGCTGTCATTAATAACGCGTTGCCATGGCGGCTGCTGGCCCAGCCGGCGGTTCTCTGGGGTCTGCGTGTGTTTCTGCCCGCACCACGCTCACCCCAGACCCCCAGGGACAGGccgctggggctggcagggaccgtgtcctgcacccctgggtgctgccctgTGTGGACACTGGTGCTGGCCAGCTTTGCCCCATGGGGctgcctggctgtgctgtgccccgagggagggcagggagtgCTGGGCTGTGCCGGGGCAGGGGCCACAGCCCCCAGCAGAGACCACAGCTCCCAGTAGAGACCGTAGCTCCCAGTAGAGACCACAGCCCCCAGTAGAGACCACAGCTCCCAGTAGAGACCACAGCTCCTAGTAGAGACCACAGCCCCCAGCAGAGACCACAGCTCCCAGTAGAGACCACAGCTCCTAGTAGAGACCACAGCCCCCAGTAGAGACCACAGCCCCCAGCAGAGACCACAGCTCCCAGTAGAGACCACAGCCCCCAGTAGAGACCACAGCTCCCAGTAGAGACCGCAGCCTCCAGCAGAGaccacagctcccagcagagaccacagctcccagcagagACCACAGCTCCCAGTAGAGACCACAGCTCCCAGTAGAGACCGCAGCCTCCAGCAGAGaccacagctcccagcagagACCACAGCTCCCAGTAGAGACCACAGCCCCCAGTACAGACCACAGCCCCCAGTAGAGACCATGGCCCACTGCACACAGGGTGACTGCACCGCTGGGGAAAGCCTCTGCAGGGAGCGGAGATGGAGCAAAGCTGGAGCCGAGGGGCTGCGGGAGCAGCAGCGCTCCCGGCACGGCCACAGGCTCTGGCAGCGGCCTTGGGGCTGAGCTGTccccaggacagacagacagacatccccaggacagacagacatccCCAGAACACACAGATGTccccaggacagacagacatccCCAGGGCAGACGTCCCCCAGCCCACTGGTCCTCTCTGCgcagggagaggggtgggggtgCAGGGCAGACCCCCGGTCCCGGGGCAGCTGTCGGTGCACGGCACAaagccccgtgtcccccccccggcACCGGGCGGGAGGGCCGGGGCACTGCGGGGAAGCTCACGGCACCGGGTgccgccgggggcggggcggaaCGGGGGCGGTGCCGGCGAGGAACCGGCCGCCTCCTCTTCCGagctgcccgccccgcccggggcACCGGCACGGCTCAGGGCAGCCCGGAACGGTCCCGGGCAGTCGGTAACGGCTCGGtacggggctgggctgggcttcACGCGTTGGTCCGCCCCGTCCCGTCCAGCCTCCGGCTGCCCCCGCCCGCTCGGGCACGGcggcgggacgggacggggcggtgccggggccGAGCCGCTgagcccctctctccccccgcAGGTCTGCggcgcccggcccggctcggctcggctcgggaTGGCGGCGCGGCCGGTGCTGCCCGTCCCGGTGCGCTCGGTGCTGGCGGCgacgctgctgctgctctcggCGGCGCAGGAGCCCGTCCCGCGGGTCAGCCTGCCCTACGGTGAGTGCCGGCTCCGGTGGGTCCCCCCCGCATCCCCCcgggtgtccccccccgcctccccacGCCGCGGGACAGGGTGGCCCCGCGTGGGAACGCCTTGTGCCAGCCGGGGGTGCTGGGGCCGCACAGCACCCTCGCAGCCAGCCCAGCGAGCCGGGGCTCGTGTCACGCCgtgggctggggccgggggcggccgcgctccccagggacacgggggggacgTGGGGCAGTGGGGTGCAGCAGCGGGCagagccccggggctgccgtGGGGCCGCGTCCCTCCCGCCGAGGGTCcggggcacccaggggtgctcGTGTCCCCGCACGCAGGGCAGCGGTGGCAGCCGCATCCCGTGCGGGCGTGGGACGGGGAGAGCCGGCTGCGggggctctgcctgctctgccgGGTGGGTTCGCTCTCGTTTGGGTGGCCGAgcacccgcagccccctcccgcTCAGCCGCGTCCCCGGGGCGCCGCGCAGCCCCTCGCCGTGCCGAGCCCAGCCTCGCGCCGCAGCCCCCATCAGCGGCACGGCCCTGGCAGGGCTCGGGGCTGCGCTGGGGCAGGGGCCGGGGaagggcgggcggggggctgctCGGCCAGGCAGAGCCCCTCGCAATGGGGGTCCTGGCCTGCAGCCCCCTGTCACCGGGCAGAGCCCCCCCGGCAGCTGGCGTGGCAGCGGGGCGGCTCCACGGGCAGCTCGGGCTCggcaccagcagctgctgggccCAGCTCCATCGTCCGGCACTGGGGCTGCAGCACGACGGGGGCCGCCCACGTGTGTCTGGGCTGGCTGCGCTGCCAAGGTGGCTaaatccagctgctgctggccagCGGGGCCGTGCCGTGCTGGCGGCCGGCTGGGCGGCCTGGGAGGGGGCCGTGGTTTGGGCCGGGCCGGCTCTGGCAGCGAGGTGCgggcagctgggagctgtggctCCTCAGCGTGGACGTGGCCTCGCCACGTGCTCCCGTGACCGCTGGCCACGGTTGTGGTGGCACCAGCGGATCTGGGACCCGCCGAGCTGGACGGGAGCCTCGGGACAGCCCAGCTCGGCGTCGTGCCGCGCTGTGCCGCGCTGCCCGGCCCTGCCTGCACAGACCGGTTctggcccagctctgcccaccgGCAGCGGCTGCTTTGGCTGCGGGGGCTGCAGCTCGCGGGCAGTACCCGGGGGTCCCAACggcaggagcggggcagggggtgCGGGCCGGCCACCGCGGTGGCACCGGCGGAGCTGGGGTGCACGGTCCGTGGGGCTCGCGGCTGGTGGGAGGGAGGAGCTGGCGAGCTGCTCCCCTGGAAGCGCTGGATGTGCCTCCAGCAGGTTTGTCTGGAAGAAGCAGGTCTTGTCCTAACAGGTCCCCTGGCAGCCGGCACCGGCTCCCCGGGCcggggcagctctgcagggcacaggggcccccgctgcccccccgctGCCTGCGCCGGGCCGTGCTCGCTGCTGGCGGCATCGCCCCGGTGCTGGGGCGTGGGACCCCTCACGGGGGGAtgccctggggggggggtcagcacCCCTCCCTCTGCGCTGCTGCCGGAGAgccggggcaggagctgggcccCAGCGGAGCCCCCGGGGACGGGGGAGATGCCGCCCCGTCCAGCGGCAGCCGGGGCTCGTGGCGCagcaggagggggagaggagcagggtcCGGCCCCGCAGCACCTCGAGCCCTCGTGGCTTGCACCCAGCAGGGGCTCACGGGAGCCCCGGGGCCGTCCCGGTAGGGATGCGGGAGCAGGCAGGGGGTCGGGGAAGGTCGGGGGCGTCCCTGGGGCGCGGGGGGTCAGGGGTGAGGGAGTTGGCAGCGTGAGTCAGCCCGACGTGTCCCGCTGACACAGCCGGGCCCGTCTGATTCAGAGCGGCCGCGGGAGAGGAAGGGCTTCCGGGGCCAGGCCACCCACGGGCGCGGGCACGGCTCAGCCGCGGCCTCTGCCCCGGCGTCTGGCACGGGCGGCTGGTCCCGGCACCCGCCTCCCCCTGCTGCGGGGGCcctggggggcggggggctgccccaCGCTGGCTGCGCGGGGCTGATGCCCGTCGCTCTCCGTCCCCAGACTCGGCCGAGCGCGGGGTGCAGCGGTTCGAGGTGCCCGGCGTGTCCAACTACACGGCCCTGCTGCTGAGCCCGGACGGCGGCACCCTGTACCTGGGGGCACGCGAGCTGCTCCTCGCCCTCAACACCAGCCACTTCCAGCCCGGGGCACCGGTGCGCAGGGTGAGCCCACGGCGGGACCACGGAGCCCCCGCGgctggggtgccctgggggcacaggggggcACCCGGCCAGCTCTGGTGCAGGGGTGTCCTCCCCGGCACGCCGGGCAGCGTTTGGGGTCTGTGCCAGCCACCGCACGCTCGGGTGCTGCTTGGGACAGCGCAGGGGGTGCCCGGCCCCAGCCCTCCCGGGCAGGGtgtgcccagccccagccatcAGGCACGATTGAGGTGGGGAGGACGTTGATGCTGGGGGCGATGTGGGGACCAGCCGGTGATGGGGGGCTCCCGGTGACCGTCCCCTCCCCGCAGCTGCCGTGGAGTGCGGATGAGGAGAAGAAGAGGCAGTGCGTGTTCAAGGGCAAGGACCCCCAGGTGAGCCCCGCGGGGGGGGTgcagcggggcgggcagcgcccgGTGCGGGggtgcccgcggcgggggggtgACGCGCGTCCTCTCGCCCCGCAGAGGGACTGTCACAACTACATCaagatgctgctgcagctgaacaGCACCCACCTCTACACCTGCGGGACCTGCGCCTTCAGCCCGGCCTGCGCCTACGTTGTGAGCatgggagcggggcgggggccgcgggTCCCGCTGTGGGGGGGGTCTCCCCGTGTGCCGCGGGGGTCCCGGGCGCTGCCGGCTCACAGCCCGGTCCCGTTGCAGAACGTGCAGCACTTCAGCCTGGAGCGGGACGCGTCGGGgaaggtgctgctggaggaCGGGAAGGGACGGTGCCCCTTCGACCCGGAGTACCGGTCCACGGCCGTCATGGTCGGTAAGGCACACCggacccccgcccgccccgcagcGCCCGGGGCAGCGCGGACCccggcgggggagcggggccgtgcCGCGCGGCGCGTGCCGGGTCCCAGCGGGAGCATCCCTTTGGCAGACGGCGAGCTCTACGCCGGGACCGTCAGCAACTTCCAGGGCAACGAGCCGACCATCTCCCGCAGCCAGGAGAGCCGCATCGCCCTCAAGACGGAGAACTCCCTCAACTGGCTGCAGGGTGAGAGCTGGGGTGGGGTCTGCATCCCCCGCGGCGTGAGGATGGGGGTGGCGGCGGGGCGATGCTGAGGGTGCCTGTGTCCCCAGACCCGGTCTTCGTGGGCTCAGCCTACCTGCGGGAGAGCCTCCCCGCTGGCAACCCCGAGGGCGACGACGACAAGGTCTACTTCTTCTTCAGCGAGACGGGCAAGGAGTTCGACTACTTCGAGAACACCATCGTCTCCCGCATCGCGCGCGTGTGCAAGgtgggcgcggggcggcggggggggatgTGGGACCACCCTGCGCATCTCCATCCCCCGGTTCCTGGACGCCCCAGGAGGGGATCAGCACCCATGGGAGACCCCTCTGGGGCAGCTGTGGCTCCAGCTCGTGCCCGCTGCTCCCACCGGCCCCGTTGGTGGCAGTGACCCTTCGccacctcctctgctccctcacCGGAGGGGACACAAGCCCCGTCCTCCTCTTGGGTCATGTTCCCCTTTCCCTGGGCACCTCAGACGCTGCTTGGCTTGTGCCTCCCCGGCACCGGGGCCACCCCCCTGGGTCCCTGGCACTGCGGCGCCGATGGACAGACCCCCGCTCCGCtcgcccagccccggggggccACCGGGCAGCCGTGGCCCCGTGCCCTGACCCGCTGTGCCGCGCAGGGGGACCAGGGCGGGGAGCGCGTGCTGCAGCGGCGGTGGACGACCTTCCTGAAGGCGCAGCTGCTCTGCTCGCACCCCGAGGACGGCTTCCCCTTCAACGTGCTGCAGGACGTCTTCGTGCTCACCCCGGGCGAGCCGCGCTGGAGGGAGACGCTCTTCTACGGGGTCTTCACCTCGCAGTGGTGAGTGGGggccccggggcggcgcggggggctcgGCGGAGCCGGGGTGCCTGATGCCGCCATGGTCTCTGCCTTTTGCCCCCCAGGAACaagggcggcgggggcagctCGGCTGTGTGCGCCTTCCCCCTGCGCAGCGTGCAGCGGGCCTTCGGCGGGCTCTACAAGGAGGTGAACCGCGAGACGCAGCAGTGGTACACGGACACCGGCCCCGTGCCGGAGCCCCGGCCGGGCACGGTAGGTGCCTCCTCGGCGCTGGGTGCCACCCGGTGCTGGTGGCCGCTGTGGCACGGCTGCTTGCCCGCCCCGTGCCCCGTACCgagccccctcctctccccgcaGTGCATCACGAGCCACACGCGGCACCTGAGGATCAACTCCTCGCTCCAGATGCCGGACCGGGTGCTGAACTTCATCAAGGACCACTTCCTGATGGACAGCCCCGTGCGCAGCCagccgctgctgctgcagagccgcCTGCGCTACCGCCGCGTCGGCGTCCACCGCGCCCGCGGCCTCCACGGCACCTACGACGTCCTGTTCCTGGGCACGGGTGGGtgccgccggcggggcgggcgccaGGGCGGTGCGTGCCCCCGGGTCCCCCCCTCAGCACGGCCCTTGTGTTTGCAGACGACGGGCGGCTGCACAAGGCTGTGCGCGTGAACCACGGCGTGCACATCATCGAGGAGATCCGCCTCTTCCCCCCCGGCCAGCCcgttctccagctgctgctggaccaGGACCAGGCAGGGGCCGGGCACGGGGCACCGGGGCTGGGGCGaggcggggggggctgcgggctcAGCACACGCAGGGCACGGCCCGTCTGTGGGCTGGGGGTCTgggagggcggggggctgcaggagctgacCCCGCTGCACGGCtcaggggtggggggctgccTGCTGACCCCCCCCCACGCCCCCTCCCACAGGGCCTGGTCTACGCAGCCACCTACGCGGCGGTGGCTCAGGTGCCCTTCGCCAACTGCAGCCTGTACCGCAGCTGCGGCGAGTGCGTGCTGGCGCGGGACCCCTTCTGCGCCTGGAGCCGGGGCGCCTGCCGCAGGACTGCCCTGCACCCCCCAGTGCACCCCCAGTAAGTGCTgccccccttcccacccccgtGGCACACCCCAGTAAGTGctgctccccttcccaccccatgGTACCCCCTGCCCTGACCCCCCCTGTCCGCAGGCTCTGGGCACAGGACATCAAGGACGCTGACACGGAGCGGCTCTGCCAGCCGGCCAACGcctcccagccccggccccgcgtcCTCCTGCCCCCAGGTGAGCTCCTGCGGGTTCTGCCCTGGGGCTGGCGCCGTCCCAGGGGCTCCCACACGCCCCAGGCTCTGCTCGGCACCCCAAACCCCGCGGCCTCGCTGATGTCCCTGTGGGTTCTCTCTCCGCAGCCTCGGGTGCCCCGTGCCAGCGGGTCCAGCTGCCGCCCAACGCGGTGCGGCCGCTGCCGTGCCGGCTGCTCTCCAACCTGGCGTCGCGGCGCTGGCTGCACGACGGGGCGCCCGTCAACGCCTCCTACCTGGTGCTGCCCGACGGGGCCCTCATCCTGGTGGGCAGCCCCGAGCGGGCCGGCACCTACGAGTGCTGGTCGCTGGAGGAGGGCTTCCGCAAGCTGATGGCCAGCTACTGCGTGGGCGTGCAGGAGCCGGCCCGCGGGCCGCCGGACCCCGGCAGGAAGGTGGCCGCCGGCCGCGACGCCCCGGAGACCGTCAGCACGTCCCGCAGCACCTCCGCCGTGGGCAGCGCCGCGGCCCGGCTGGACGGCAAGACCTACTGGACCGAGTTCCTGGTGATGTGCGTGCTCTTCGCCGCCGCCGTCCTCGTGCTGGCCCTCTTCCTCCTGCACCGGCACCGCGACGGCATGAAAGCCCTGCTGGAGCCCGGCGAGCCTGGCCGGCAGCAGAAGCCGCCCCGCAAGCCCGTGGAGAGCCTGCCCCTGAACGGCAGCAGCCTGCCCAGCGCGGCGCCCGAGCACAAGGGCTACCAGGCCCTGCAGGACAACTACATCGTCAGCACCCCCGTGCGCGAGCCCCCGGGCCCCCCGCGCGCCTTCTCCGAGTCGGAGAAGAGGCCCCTCCACGTCCGGGACAGCTTCGTGGAGGTGTCACCCGCCTGCCAAAGACCCCGGGTGCGCCTGGGCTCCGAGATCCAGGACTCGGTGGTGTGATGGGGACGAGAGCCGAGCCCTCGCCCGCGcccacctctgctctgctgagccTCGCCGGACCGCGGCGCCGCGGCCGGGGTCcgtgttgtgtgtgtgtgtgcatgcccGGCGCCCGCGGCACCCACCCAGCCACCCCATGTCACCCTGTAGGGGTTTGGCTTCCCCGGGAGCTCCCTGGGCATCGCCTCGGGACAGTGCTGGTGGCAAGAGGTGCTGTGTGCCTTCCAGGGACGGGTGGGACTTTTCCCCCAGCCCggcagccccgccgcggggACGGACACGGTGCCCAGCTCCGGCTGCCCCGCGGGGCCCCGGCCCCCTCTATgcagagggcaggagggggcGGCCGCAGCCCCCTCGCGCCCCGACTCACTGTGACGTCCCGCTGCAGGACCCGGCGCCCCGCGCGCGGCCGGGCGGTGCCACCCCCGCGGCACGGGCCGTGTCTCTGTGCTTGGTTCGGTTTTAATACGTTGAAAATGTGAATTGTGTcccggggaggggagcgggcagcggctcgccccccgcggccccgcgTGCGTGTGCAGAAACGTCTGTGGTTTTTATATAAAGTCCAGGTGTCCCTTTGGACGCGTGTGTGGGCTGGGGAGACGCTGCCGGCGGCCGCTCACCTGGGCAgggacggacggacggacggGGCAGGGGGGTTGTGCTGGCGTCAGGTCTGCGCCGTCCCCGTGTGCTTGGCCGAGCGTCGGGCTGGGGCACGCAGGGCCCCGCTGGGAGGTGCCCACGTGCCCGGGGCTGGTGCCAGGGGGTCCCCGTGACCCCGCTGGCAGGGTGTTGTGCTGGGGCTTTTGGGGCTGTGCGTGGAGGCACACGCTGCGGTGCGCAGCGCGGTGGGGTCAGGGTGGTCCCCGTGGTGGGGGGGCTGCAGAGTGAGGGGGGGCTGCTGTCCCAGCACCGTGAGGAGCAGAGCGGGGCAGAGGTGAccagggggaggaaaagggggtgcctggggctgggagcggggcagcctccagcaggagaggggctgtggcagcccccttccccagggccaCGGTGCTGTGCTGCACGTGgggccctgctgccagcccaggagcaggcaggtcctcgtccccatcccaccagcagcaggcaggacctgcctccGTGCCAGCTGATGGCCGGGACCCGCGGTGCGACGCTGCCCGTGAGCCCTCGTGCCTGGGAAGCGCCggcagcgcggggccgggggcacGGGGAGCTCCGCACCGGGCTGGCGTGTCGGGACGGGCTCCCCCGCGGGGCCTCGCTCCCGGCTGGACCAACGCACCGAGCTTCCTGCCCAGCCTGTTCTGGGACATGAGAAAAGCCACCGGAGGCGTTGGCTGGTGCCGTGCCAGCAGACACGGCGCCCGGGGCCGCGGGCCGTGGTGGGCAGATACCATCAGCACCGCGGGGCACCGAGCTGGAAGGGCCGGCACCGCCGGGAGCGAGGAGCCGGGACGTGAGAAACGGCTGCGCCGGCGCCCCATAACCCGGCACAGGAGCTCCCACGGGGCGAGACGGACCCCACACACCACACCAGCCCTGGCACACGGTGCCACAGCCTGGGCATCGCCCCACGGAGCGGCTCCGGTGAGGAGGGTGGCCAGCACGGTGGGA is part of the Nyctibius grandis isolate bNycGra1 chromosome 11, bNycGra1.pri, whole genome shotgun sequence genome and encodes:
- the SEMA4B gene encoding semaphorin-4B encodes the protein MAARPVLPVPVRSVLAATLLLLSAAQEPVPRVSLPYDSAERGVQRFEVPGVSNYTALLLSPDGGTLYLGARELLLALNTSHFQPGAPVRRLPWSADEEKKRQCVFKGKDPQRDCHNYIKMLLQLNSTHLYTCGTCAFSPACAYVNVQHFSLERDASGKVLLEDGKGRCPFDPEYRSTAVMVDGELYAGTVSNFQGNEPTISRSQESRIALKTENSLNWLQDPVFVGSAYLRESLPAGNPEGDDDKVYFFFSETGKEFDYFENTIVSRIARVCKGDQGGERVLQRRWTTFLKAQLLCSHPEDGFPFNVLQDVFVLTPGEPRWRETLFYGVFTSQWNKGGGGSSAVCAFPLRSVQRAFGGLYKEVNRETQQWYTDTGPVPEPRPGTCITSHTRHLRINSSLQMPDRVLNFIKDHFLMDSPVRSQPLLLQSRLRYRRVGVHRARGLHGTYDVLFLGTDDGRLHKAVRVNHGVHIIEEIRLFPPGQPVLQLLLDQDQGLVYAATYAAVAQVPFANCSLYRSCGECVLARDPFCAWSRGACRRTALHPPVHPQLWAQDIKDADTERLCQPANASQPRPRVLLPPASGAPCQRVQLPPNAVRPLPCRLLSNLASRRWLHDGAPVNASYLVLPDGALILVGSPERAGTYECWSLEEGFRKLMASYCVGVQEPARGPPDPGRKVAAGRDAPETVSTSRSTSAVGSAAARLDGKTYWTEFLVMCVLFAAAVLVLALFLLHRHRDGMKALLEPGEPGRQQKPPRKPVESLPLNGSSLPSAAPEHKGYQALQDNYIVSTPVREPPGPPRAFSESEKRPLHVRDSFVEVSPACQRPRVRLGSEIQDSVV